The Tumebacillus sp. BK434 genome segment ACTCGGAGCTGCGAGAAGAGCTGGCCATGCGTAATGAATACAAAGGCGATCCCGGTAAAGAGTCGAAAGTGGCACGAAAACAGATTGCCATGCTGCTCGGCGCCAGTCCGGATCACCCGGACGCGGAACTCGCACGCATTTTGCGCGAGTACGGTGGAATCTGACCGGGTGGTATCGCTTGCCGCACGAAAGCCCCGCTATGAGCGGGGCTTTTTTTTGTGGATAAACAACAATCCCAGTTCGAAAAGACGGTGGAAACGTCGAGATTGCGCATGTCTTCTTCCTTAATGAAAAAGTTCGCCAATCTTCAACACCTCCTATTACCCTATATATTGACATAAAAAGACCACCCTTTGAAAAGACAGGGTGGTCGGCACATCACGATTTCTCTTTTTCAAACAATACGAGCAAAGCAGGCATCAAGATCCCGCGGATCAGGAACGTGTCGAGCAGAATCCCGATCGCCACGATAAAGCCGAACACGAACAAGAGTTGGATCGGCATCGTCATCAGGACGGCGAACGTCGCCGCGAGCAGGAAGCCGGCGGAGGAGATGACGCCGCCGGTGGTGGAGACGGCGATTTCGATCGCCGTTTTGACCGAATGTTTGCGGCGCTCTTCCATGTAGCGGGAGATCAGGATGATATTATAGTCGATCCCAAGCGCCACGAGGAACACGAAGGAGTAGAGCGGCACGCGGTTGCTGACCGCGTCGATGTCGAAGATGAGATCGGTCAGGAACATGCCAAGTCCGAGCGCCGACAGGAAGGACAGCAGGATCGTGCCCATCATCAGGAGCGGAACTTTCAGCGAACGGGTGATAAAGATCAGCATCCCGAAGATCAGCACGGTCTCCAGCAGCACGATCACGATCAGGTCGCGGTTATTGGTAGTGCGGTCGTCGACTTGGGTTGCCGTTTCACCTGCGAAATACAAGGAGCCGTTTAAGCCGCTTTGCTCGACCAGCGCGGACGCATCATCG includes the following:
- a CDS encoding YciI family protein yields the protein MLVEPARHKSMSLTSVMTLEKIRAGVLSFQDALKDDGEFAMVGKGTAADGRNSELREELAMRNEYKGDPGKESKVARKQIAMLLGASPDHPDAELARILREYGGI